One Drosophila virilis strain 15010-1051.87 chromosome 5, Dvir_AGI_RSII-ME, whole genome shotgun sequence DNA window includes the following coding sequences:
- the Ir60b gene encoding uncharacterized protein Ir60b, whose translation MRMRETATIFMINHRIYVQALFRNCLENHMLNVLAIATWSPGHIYSYRAFPRFTIVKRSIWQVKRYFEPQLKDMGGYPIVTMPDNVFPRTVVYKDAQGHYQLSGYLSSFMENFAKTLNATLKISWHQVPRDNEIVKFKKVTRLIQTRTVDIPACISNIALDPDFRNYSHVMEISKWQLMVPLESEIDRTLLVFGGGSQMQIVYAMCLMCLLALLLHNVNRLELGLAPSACCLGALTDPVLRAILYQTLSMPRRPSLRLKITYMLILVSSFLSYNTYITQLETNLVHPLTKPPIRSYQDMRRVGLKILFTDLDKPAMLKAIGKHVLSTNWDVHELVNSSVFQAMRCLPNSSYAYPVTQTMWPFIERKFARQHRAPFRLSKDFTLLSLVPFAIPLSNDSIYHRALNSYILHTQASGLYSFWYRRSYYKLLSIGKMEELPYNNFECNCYLRWIDLYYFWLLYTCMVCLSLVIFAFELSARLIKKIIREQLV comes from the coding sequence ATGAGAATGCGAGAAACGGCAACCATATTTATGATTAACCATAGAATCTATGTTCAGGCTTTGTTTAGGAATTGCTTGGAGAACCATATGCTCAATGTCCTGGCTATAGCTACTTGGAGTCCCGGTCATATTTACAGCTATCGGGCCTTTCCTCGATTTACAATTGTCAAGCGAAGCATTTGGCAAGTGAAGCGCTACTTTGAGCCACAATTGAAGGATATGGGTGGTTATCCAATAGTCACCATGCCAGACAACGTGTTTCCGCGTACTGTTGTTTACAAGGATGCACAAGGACATTATCAGCTGTCCGGTTACCTGTCGTCATTTATGGAAAACTTTGCCAAAACATTAAATGCAACACTCAAGATTTCGTGGCACCAGGTGCCTCGGGACAACgaaattgtaaaatttaaaaaagtgACGCGTCTGATACAAACCAGAACTGTGGATATACCTGCGTGCATTTCAAATATTGCACTGGATCCCGATTTCCGGAACTACAGTCATGTGATGGAAATATCAAAATGGCAGCTAATGGTGCCACTCGAATCGGAGATTGACCGGACATTGTTGGTCTTTGGTGGCGGAAGCCAAATGCAGATCGTCTACGCAATGTGTTTAATGTGCCTATTGGCCCTGCTGCTGCATAATGTTAATCGCCTGGAATTGGGTCTGGCGCCCAGTGCTTGTTGCTTGGGGGCGTTGACCGATCCCGTGCTTAGGGCCATACTCTATCAGACACTATCGATGCCAAGGCGTCCCAGCCTAAGGCTTAAAATCACATACATGCTGATCCTGGTGTCCAGCTTTCTATCCTACAATACCTATATAACTCAGCTGGAGACGAACCTGGTGCATCCCCTTACAAAACCACCGATACGCAGCTACCAGGACATGCGCAGGGTAGGCCTCAAGATTCTCTTCACAGATCTTGACAAGCCTGCCATGCTCAAGGCCATTGGCAAACACGTACTAAGCACTAATTGGGACGTCCATGAGCTGGTGAACAGCTCTGTGTTTCAGGCCATGCGCTGTCTGCCAAATTCCTCATATGCCTATCCAGTTACCCAAACGATGTGGCCCTTCATAGAACGTAAGTTCGCCAGACAACATCGGGCACCTTTTCGCCTGTCCAAGGATTTCACGTTACTTTCGCTCGTTCCCTTTGCAATACCGCTGTCCAACGACTCCATTTACCATCGGGCCCTCAATAGTTATATTCTGCATACCCAAGCCAGCGGCCTGTACTCATTCTGGTATCGCCGGAGCTACTATAAACTACTTAGTATTGGCAAAATGGAGGAATTGCCCTACAACAATTTCGAATGCAACTGTTATTTACGCTGGATAGATCTATACTACTTTTGGCTGCTATACACATGCATGGTTTGTCTTTCCCTTGTAATATTCGCCTTTGAGCTCTCAGCACGcttgataaagaaaataatacgCGAGCAGTTGGTATAA
- the Letm1 gene encoding mitochondrial proton/calcium exchanger protein: protein MNLLLHPKGSMHLKSHYMFQNFYKRYLRTNYYAYSATTKGQSYAEDSVSSQPWNIRQRRTLSDHSLSSSQRHVCRQHHFSGHGFRHFHVDRTLFDSCSKIDATVKKLKNQQKEKVEEIMKEVANGQAAKETASVAPVTFSSPDNAALDASTASKATPAGTKSASELTEAASKAVAKPKKPLQQRIWDELVHYYHGFRLLFIDTAISTKLLWLVLNGKTLTRRENKQLQRTTSDLFRLIPFSVFIIVPFMELLLPLFIKFFPGMLPSTFQTAKDRQERLRQSLAVRLEVAKFLQKTLGQMPVQHKEHCSEEAKQFEMFFRKIRNPTEQVSNDEIIKFAKRFDDEITLDSLSREQLAALCRVLELNTIGTTTLLRFQLRLKLRSLATDDRVISREGVDSLDLFELQQACKARGMRAYGLTAERLRFQLKEWIDLSLNEQVPPTLLLLSRAMLISDDSITTDKLKETMRVLPDAVAAHTRHAIGEREGKVDNKTKIEIIKEEERKIREEREEEDEESIAKRSAIKDDLATPYVSTEEIAKVTHLMDKKIETVECNEKTISPTDVQLLSDALKTLSSDKQLVVEKETIKELKEELRDYQEDVEELREVRQVVKEPVRESRAAKLLYNRVNKMISQLDTVLNDLEHRQQQIKQVDTTDQVVAGAPNPCQMVHIDELVSTIRRMKEASDEERFKVVEDLLVKLDVDKDGAISVNEITKVVQSIDSKATKIDKKQLEEFTELLTKQATKRRNEEIVHIDDLMLNIKKLKETSDEARLKHIESVLDKFDADKDGVVTVNEIRKVLESIGRDNIKLSDKAIEELITLLDKEQILEAEQKIEKAIAKSMKEAEKLKMEVEKTDKDMAKLVDGIHDSAKEIRDIATELGAMDQDRANQLKTEPEVKDAAKTLKDNAKELGDLLAKGSKNNKKGPDSPLTPPKVSGGTGRNSSTSSSIRASDVDNNNSATKAALREAAERQIEKLLPDNDIDLPPTIPTPTATQSKVATSPKAAANSASGSVAPKKLI from the exons ATGAATTTACTGCTGCATCCCAAAGGATCAATGCATCTGAAATCGCATTACATGTTTCAGAATTTCTACAAGCGCT ATCTTAGAACGAATTATTATGCATACAGTGCAACGACAAAAGGCCAGTCCTACGCGGAAGATTCAGTTTCTTCACAGCCATGGAACATTCGGCAAAGGAGAACGTTAAGTGACCATTCACTTAGCTCCAGTCAGCGCCATGTTTGTCGTCAACATCATTTTTCCGGTCATGGCTTCCGGCATTTTCACGTCGATCGCACGCTCTTTGATTCGTGCTCGAAGATTGATGCGACTGTGAAGAAACTGAAAAATCAGCAAAAGGAAAAGGTCGAAGAGATCATGAAGGAAGTGGCCAACGGGCAGGCTGCAAAGGAAACGGCATCGGTTGCCCCGGTGACCTTCAGCAGCCCCGACAATGCCGCTCTAGACGCCAGTACAGCATCGAAAGCGACACCAGCTGGTACAAAGTCAGCGTCTGAATTAACAGAGGCTGCATCCAAAGCTGTGGCAAAGCCCAAGAAGCCGCTTCAACAGCGCATTTGGGATGAACTGGTGCATTATTATCATGGCTTCCGGTTACTATTCATCGACACGGCAATCAGCACGAAGCTGCTTTGGCTTGTCCTCAATGGCAAGACTTTGACGCGACGCGAGAATAAACAATTGCAGCGTACGACATCGGATCTGTTCCGTTTAATACCGTTCTCGGTTTTTATTATAGTTCCATTCAtggagctgctgttgccgttgtttattaaattctttCCGGGCATGCTACCCTCCACTTTTCAAACGGCCAAGGATCGTCAAGAGCGCTTAAGGCAGTCACTGGCCGTCCGCCTCGAAGTTGCCAAGTTTTTGCAGAAAACGCTTGGCCAAATGCCCGTACAGCACAAGGAGCACTGCAGCGAGGAGGCTAAACAGTTTGAGATGTTCTTTCGCAAGATCCGCAATCCCACAGAGCAAGTAAGCAACGATGAGATCATTAAATTTGCTAAGCGTTTTGATGATGAGATCACACTGGATTCGCTCAGTCGGGAGCAGCTTGCTGCTCTCTGCCGTGTACTGGAGCTGAACACAATTGGCACAACAACCCTATTGCGCTTCCAGCTGCGGCTCAAGCTTCGCTCATTGGCTACCGATGATCGTGTGATATCACGCGAAGGCGTCGATTCGCTCGATCTCTTTGAGCTGCAGCAGGCGTGCAAGGCACGTGGTATGCGTGCCTATGGGCTAACAGCGGAACGCTTACGCTTCCAGCTCAAGGAATGGATCGATTTGTCGCTGAACGAACAG GTGCCACCTACTCTGCTGTTATTGTCACGTGCGATGCTCATCTCTGATGACAGCATTACGACGGATAAGCTGAAGGAGACAATGCGCGTGCTTCCCGATGCAGTGGCTGCACATACACGTCATGCGATTGGTGAACGTGAGGGCAAGGTTGATAATAAGACGAAGATTGAGATCATCAAAGAAGAGGAGCGTAAGATTCGTGAAGAACGCGAAGAGGAAGACGAAGAATCAATTGCTAAGCGATCGGCCATCAAGGATGATCTGGCGACGCCATATGTTTCTACCGAGGAAATTGCAAAGGTTACTCATCTGATGGACAAGAAAATAGAGACAGTTGAATGTAATGAGAAGACCATCTCACCGACGGATGTGCAACTGCTGTCGGATGCGTTGAAGACGCTGTCGTCAGACAAACAGCTTGTTGTGGAGAAAGAGACGATCAAGGAACTAAAGGAAGAGCTGCGCGACTACCAGGAAGATGTCGAGGAGCTGCGTGAAGTGCGGCAGGTGGTCAAGGAGCCTGTGCGCGAGAGTCGAGCTGCCAAGCTTCTTTATAATCGTGTCAACAAAATGATCTCGCAGCTGGATACTGTGCTTAACGATTTGGAGCATCGCCAGCAACAGATTAAGCAGGTGGATACCACCGATCAAGTCGTAGCTGGTGCCCCCAATCCTTGTCAAATGGTGCACATAGACGAACTGGTGTCCACCATCAGACGTATGAAGGAGGCCTCCGATGAGGAACGTTTCAAAGTCGTTGAAGATTTGCTGGTTAAATTGGATGTCGACAAAGATGGTGCAATTTCAGTCAATGAGATTACCAAAGTGGTGCAAAGCATTGACAGCAAGGCAACTAAAATCGACAAGAAACAGCTCGAAGAGTTCACTGAGCTGCTTACCAAGCAGGCAACTAAGCGACGCAACGAGGAGATCGTCCATATTGATGACCTTATGCTGAACATTAAGAAACTGAAGGAGACCAGCGATGAGGCACGTCTCAAGCACATCGAGAGCGTGCTGGACAAGTTTGATGCAGACAAGGATGGCGTCGTTACAGTCAACGAAATACGCAAG GTTTTGGAGTCTATTGGTCGCGATAACATCAAGCTTAGCGATAAGGCCATTGAGGAACTTATAACTCTGCTGGACAAGGAACAGATACTGGAAGCAGAGCAAAAGATCGAGAAGGCGATTGCGAAGAGCATGAAGGAAGCAGAGAAACTCAAAATGGAGGTGGAGAAAACCGACAAGGATATGGCCAAGCTTGTAGATGGTATACATGATTCTGCAAAGGAGATACGTGATATAGCCACCGAACTAGGGGCAATGGATCAGGACAGGGCCAATCAGCTAAAGACGGAA CCCGAAGTGAAGGACGCTGCTAAAACTTTAAAAGATAATGCCAAGGAGCTGGGCGATTTGTTGGCGAAAGGCtcaaagaacaacaaaaagggACCAGATTCGCCCCTAACGCCCCCCAAAGTATCAGGCGGTACTGGCCGCAATAGCAGCACTAGCAGCAGTATCAGGGCCAGCGACGTAGACAACAATAATTCAGCCACAAAGGCTGCATTACGTGAAGCGGCTGAGCGCCAAATAGAGAAGCTATTGCCAGATAACGATATCGATCTGCCACCAACGATACCCACACCAACAGCGACCCAGTCAAAAGTTGCGACCTCACCAAAGGCGGCGGCGAATAGCGCTTCCGGTTCGGTCGCCCCCAAGAAATTGATCTGA
- the LOC6625238 gene encoding uncharacterized protein, whose translation MFSNLNKQVTAKFRSTRNKVASKPNQPKTPPATTIMPVRSARMGAAVDLSSNQLKPGTKSSATMPRNQVKPQPEPQPTKPPAKSTTSCTGSEGEQRLKIKSANNVSSRMRAEAATLPRNSQSFPLSKRVFRPSASKIFDYDLSKEEKRYFGQYHNPMKSVPAEELQLLKTGQRTTYLETRYAHTPDAKYNYPEATSWRYGWFHRKDAVN comes from the coding sequence ATGTTTAGCAATCTAAATAAACAAGTTACAGCCAAATTTCGAAGTACGCGAAACAAAGTTGCCAGCAAACCGAATCAGCCAAAGACCCCGcccgcaacaacaataatgccTGTGAGATCCGCAAGAATGGGAGCAGCTGTTGACTTGTCAAGCAACCAGCTTAAACCCGGCACAAAGTCGTCGGCAACAATGCCGAGGAACCAAGTGAAGCCTCAACCGGAACCGCAGCCCACTAAGCCGCCAGCTAAATCAACAACCAGCTGCACTGGATCTGAAGGCGAACAGAGGCTTAAAATTAAGTCTGCAAATAACGTTTCGTCAAGAATGCGCGCAGAAGCTGCCACGTTACCTAGGAACTCTCAATCCTTTCCATTGAGCAAACGCGTCTTTCGCCCCTCCGCCTCCAAAATCTTTGACTATGACCTATCCAAGGAGGAGAAACGCTATTTTGGCCAATATCACAATCCAATGAAATCTGTGCCAGCtgaggagctgcagctgctgaaaACTGGACAACGTACAACATATTTGGAGACGCGCTACGCACACACCCCTGATGCTAAGTACAATTATCCGGAGGCAACCAGTTGGCGATACGGTTGGTTCCATCGCAAGGACGCTGTCAATTAG
- the LOC6625237 gene encoding dihydropyrimidinase — protein MSNSDKTQSPQNRVYIKNGQVVNHDRSFKADVYIEDEIIKFVGPAADITIPDGVHTIDASGKLIIPGGIDPHTHLQTPFDNAVTVDDFYHGTKAAVAGGTTMIIDFVLPKRNDSMIEAYNKWRSWADPKVCCDYGLHIGLSWWSDSVSEEIGVLCKELGINSFKTYMAYKGTYQLNDSELLDVFERIRSLNAVAMVHAENGDIIAKNEKRLLAQGITGPEGHELSRQEEVEAEAVHRACILAHQVDCPLYVVHVMSKSAGIEIARARQRYSEKYIFGETLASGLGTDGTNYRCQHFDHAAGHVMSPPLRPDKTTPEFLMKLLASDALQTTGSDNCTFTKKQKQLGLGDFTKIPNGINGLEDRMSVVWEKGVHSGLLDPCRFVAVTSTNAAKIFNIYPKKGVIAVGSDADIVIWNPQATRTISKDTHHHAGDFNIFEGMTVHGVPEYVLVRGRICAEKGSVRVSGGYGRFVATPLRPPFVYDRIEGKEEPKVEEQNTNVAKKKAELYSQLAAQEPPSTKFALNSTSISPEAADG, from the exons ATGTCAAACAGTGATAAGACTCAAAGCCCCCAGAACcgtgtttatataaaaaatggcCAAGTTGTCAACCACGACCGGTCCTTTAAAGCTGATGTTTATATAGAGGATGAAATCATtaa GTTCGTGGGACCCGCTGCTGATATCACGATACCAGATGGAGTGCACACAATCGATGCTAGCGGAAAGCTGATAATACCAGGTGGCATTGATCCTCATACGCACTTGCAAACGCCCTTTGACAATGCGGTGACCGTCGATGA TTTTTATCATGGAACCAAAGCGGCTGTAGCTGGTGGCACGACCATGATAA ttgACTTTGTATTGCCCAAAAGAAATGATTCTATGATCGAGGCGTATAACAAGTGGCGCAGCTGGGCTGATCCCAAGGTTTGCTGTGACTACGGACTGCACATAGGCCTCTCTTGGTGGTCCGACTCGGTATCCGAAGAAATCGGCGTACTCTGCAAAGAGTTGGgcataaattcatttaagaCCTATATGGCCTACAAGGGAACGTACCAGCTGAACGACTCGGAGCTGTTGGATGTTTTTGAGCGCATTAGAAGCTTAAATGCCGTGGCTATG gTTCATGCTGAGAATGGTGATATTATTGCCAAGAATGAAAAACGTTTGCTAGCCCAGGGCATAACTGGACCCGAGGGGCACGAGTTGTCGAGGCAGGAGGAAGTTGAGGCTGAGGCCGTTCATCGTGCTTGCATTTTGGCTCATCAG GTCGATTGTCCACTTTATGTGGTCCACGTGATGAGCAAATCAGCTGGCATTGAGATAGCTCGCGCCCGTCAACGCTATAgtgagaaatatatatttggtgAGACCTTGGCATCTGGACTTGGTACAGATGGCACTAACTATCGCTGCCAGCATTTTGACCATGCGGCCGGTCATGTGATGAGCCCACCCTTGAGACCCGACAAAACAACTCCCGAGTTCCTGATGAAGCTGCTGGCCAG CGATGCTCTTCAGACAACAGGCAGTGATAATTGCACGTttaccaaaaaacaaaagcaacttgGCTTGGGAGACTTTACCAAGATACCTAATGGCATTAATGGGCTGGAGGATCGTATGTCGGTTGTGTGGGAGAAGGGTGTACATTCGGGTCTCTTAGATCCGTGCAGATTCGTGGCCGTAACCAGCACAAATGCcgccaaaatatttaatatttacccaAAGAAGGGAGTTATCG cCGTCGGCTCGGATGCCGACATTGTTATCTGGAATCCACAGGCGACACGCACCATTTCCAAAGACACACATCATCATGCAGgcgatttcaatatttttgag GGCATGACTGTTCATGGTGTTCCGGAGTATGTTTTGGTGCGCGGACGCATCTGTGCCGAGAAGGGATCAGTTCGTGTTTCTGGAGGCTATGGACGTTTCGTAGCCACGCCCTTGCGACCGCCTTTCGTTTATGACCGTATTGAGGGCAAGGAAGAGCCGAAGGTCGAGGAGCAAAATACCAATGTGGCTAAAAAGAAAGCCGAACTGTACTCTCAGCTTGCTGCACAAGAGCCACCGTCTACTAAGTTCGCTCTTAACTCAACTTCCATATCGCCAGAGGCAGCTGATGGTTAA
- the LOC6624974 gene encoding dihydropyrimidinase isoform X1, protein MLNSPTPVKKVPIHLQSAQNRVYIKNGQVVNHDKSFKADVYIEDGKIKFVGSAADITIPGGVHTIDASGKLIIPGGIDPHTHMQLPFGNAVAVDDFYHGTKAAVAGGTTMIIDFVLPNKNESMIEAYDKWRSWADPKVCCDYGLHVGITWWSKSVAEEIGILCKELGINSFKTFMAYKGLYQLNDSDLLDVFERIRSLNAVAMVHAENGDIIAKNAKRLLAQGVTGPEGHELSRQEEVEAEAVHRACILAHQVDCPLYVVHVMSKSAGIEIARARQRYSKKYIFGETLAAALGTDGTHYRCQHFDHAAAHVLSPPLRPDKTTPEFLMKLLANDDLQTTGSDNCTFNKKQKELGLGDFTKIPNGVNGVEDRMSLVWERGVHSGLLDPCRFVAISSTNAAKIFNIYPQKGRISVGSDADIVIWDPQATRTISKDTHHHACDFNIFEGMTVHGVPEYVLVRGRICAENGSIRVAEGFGRFIPTPLRPPFVYDRIESKEEPRDQPVEPNNNATKKLAELDSYISAQEPPTAIFSGNPIPMSPEAARNDTPSGRGRVDGKRDQQESSFSISEELDTSGVRSSIKVNNPPGGKSTGFW, encoded by the exons ATGCTAAACAGTCCGACGCCAGTCAAAAAAGTGCCCATACATCTACAAAGCGCGCAGAAtcgtgtatatataaaaaatggcCAAGTTGTCAACCACGATAAGTCTTTTAAAGCGGATGTTTATATAGAGGATGGCAAAATCAA ATTCGTGGGATCCGCTGCTGACATTACGATACCAGGCGGAGTGCATACAATCGATGCTAGCGGAAAGCTGATAATACCAGGTGGCATTGATCCCCATACGCATATGCAACTTCCTTTTGGCAATGCGGTGGCCGTCGATGA TTTCTATCATGGAACCAAAGCGGCGGTAGCTGGTGGCACGACAATGATAA TCGACTTTGTATTGCCCAACAAAAACGAGTCCATGATCGAGGCTTATGACAAGTGGCGCAGCTGGGCTGATCCCAAGGTTTGCTGTGACTACGGCCTTCACGTGGGAATAACTTGGTGGTCAAAATCGGTAGCTGAGGAAATCGGCATACTCTGCAAAGAGTTGGGTATCAATTCATTTAAGACCTTTATGGCCTACAAGGGACTTTACCAGCTGAACGACTCGGATCTCTTGGATGTTTTTGAGCGCATTAGAAGCTTGAATGCCGTAGCTATG GTGCATGCTGAAAATGGTGATATTATTGCCAAGAACGCAAAACGCTTGCTAGCCCAGGGCGTAACTGGACCCGAGGGGCACGAGTTGTCGAGGCAGGAGGAAGTTGAGGCTGAGGCCGTTCATCGTGCTTGCATTTTGGCTCATCAG GTCGATTGTCCACTTTATGTGGTCCACGTGATGAGCAAATCGGCTGGCATTGAGATAGCTCGCGCTCGTCAACGCTATagtaagaaatatatatttggggAGACCTTAGCGGCAGCTCTCGGTACAGATGGCACCCACTATCGCTGCCAGCATTTCGATCATGCGGCGGCTCATGTGCTGAGTCCGCCTCTAAGACCCGACAAGACAACTCCCGAATTCCTGATGAAGCTGCTAGCCAA CGATGATCTTCAGACAACCGGCAGTGATAATTGCACCTTTAACAAGAAACAAAAGGAACTCGGCTTGGGAGACTTTACCAAAATACCAAATGGTGTAAATGGTGTTGAGGATCGCATGTCCCTGGTGTGGGAAAGGGGTGTACATTCAGGTCTCTTGGATCCGTGCAGATTCGTGGCCATATCCAGCACAAATGCCgccaaaatatttaacatttatccACAAAAGGGAAGAATAT CCGTCGGCTCGGATGCCGACATTGTTATCTGGGATCCGCAAGCTACACGCACCATTTCAAAGGATACCCATCATCATGCATgcgatttcaatatttttgag GGCATGACTGTTCATGGTGTCCCGGAGTATGTGCTGGTGCGTGGACGCATCTGCGCCGAAAATGGATCAATTCGTGTTGCAGAGGGTTTCGGACGATTCATACCCACACCCCTGCGTCCGCCGTTTGTTTATGACAGGATTGAGAGCAAGGAAGAGCCAAGGGACCAGCCCGTGGAGCCAAACAACAATGCGACCAAAAAGCTAGCCGAACTGGATTCGTACATCAGCGCACAAGAGCCACCGACTGCTATCTTCTCTGGTAACCCAATACCCATGTCGCCAGAGGCAGCTCGAAACGACACTCCAAGTGGGCGCGGACGCGTTGATGGCAAACGGGATCAACAGGAATCATCCTTTTCAATAAGCG AGGAACTGGATACATCGGGCGTACGCTCATCCATCAAAGTAAACAATCCACCAGGCGGTAAATCTACGGGTTTTTGGTAA
- the LOC6624974 gene encoding dihydropyrimidinase isoform X2: MLNSPTPVKKVPIHLQSAQNRVYIKNGQVVNHDKSFKADVYIEDGKIKFVGSAADITIPGGVHTIDASGKLIIPGGIDPHTHMQLPFGNAVAVDDFYHGTKAAVAGGTTMIIDFVLPNKNESMIEAYDKWRSWADPKVCCDYGLHVGITWWSKSVAEEIGILCKELGINSFKTFMAYKGLYQLNDSDLLDVFERIRSLNAVAMVHAENGDIIAKNAKRLLAQGVTGPEGHELSRQEEVEAEAVHRACILAHQVDCPLYVVHVMSKSAGIEIARARQRYSKKYIFGETLAAALGTDGTHYRCQHFDHAAAHVLSPPLRPDKTTPEFLMKLLANLFFISTKPKSLNTMEAHKLSLI, from the exons ATGCTAAACAGTCCGACGCCAGTCAAAAAAGTGCCCATACATCTACAAAGCGCGCAGAAtcgtgtatatataaaaaatggcCAAGTTGTCAACCACGATAAGTCTTTTAAAGCGGATGTTTATATAGAGGATGGCAAAATCAA ATTCGTGGGATCCGCTGCTGACATTACGATACCAGGCGGAGTGCATACAATCGATGCTAGCGGAAAGCTGATAATACCAGGTGGCATTGATCCCCATACGCATATGCAACTTCCTTTTGGCAATGCGGTGGCCGTCGATGA TTTCTATCATGGAACCAAAGCGGCGGTAGCTGGTGGCACGACAATGATAA TCGACTTTGTATTGCCCAACAAAAACGAGTCCATGATCGAGGCTTATGACAAGTGGCGCAGCTGGGCTGATCCCAAGGTTTGCTGTGACTACGGCCTTCACGTGGGAATAACTTGGTGGTCAAAATCGGTAGCTGAGGAAATCGGCATACTCTGCAAAGAGTTGGGTATCAATTCATTTAAGACCTTTATGGCCTACAAGGGACTTTACCAGCTGAACGACTCGGATCTCTTGGATGTTTTTGAGCGCATTAGAAGCTTGAATGCCGTAGCTATG GTGCATGCTGAAAATGGTGATATTATTGCCAAGAACGCAAAACGCTTGCTAGCCCAGGGCGTAACTGGACCCGAGGGGCACGAGTTGTCGAGGCAGGAGGAAGTTGAGGCTGAGGCCGTTCATCGTGCTTGCATTTTGGCTCATCAG GTCGATTGTCCACTTTATGTGGTCCACGTGATGAGCAAATCGGCTGGCATTGAGATAGCTCGCGCTCGTCAACGCTATagtaagaaatatatatttggggAGACCTTAGCGGCAGCTCTCGGTACAGATGGCACCCACTATCGCTGCCAGCATTTCGATCATGCGGCGGCTCATGTGCTGAGTCCGCCTCTAAGACCCGACAAGACAACTCCCGAATTCCTGATGAAGCTGCTAGCCAA tttgttttttatttctactAAACCCAAGTCGTTAAACACGATGGAAGCTCACAAGCTAAGCCTGATTTGA